From one Flavobacterium kingsejongi genomic stretch:
- a CDS encoding thioredoxin domain-containing protein: MKNQNELSAETSPYLLQHAQNPVHWKAWNTTSLTQAKEQNKLLIISIGYSACHWCHVMEHETFEQEDAASIMNTNFINIKVDREERPDVDAVYMKSVQIMTGRGGWPMNVVCLPDGRPVWGGTYFKKENWIETLEQLAAMYAEAPEKMEDYAERLHLGMQENLLIPEKENSNVPETFFQDALTLWSKSFDLEFGGYSRAPKFMMPNNYRFLLRYAYETQDHKLMDFVNLTLTKMAWGGIFDTVDGGFSRYAVDFKWHIPHFEKMLYDNGQLVSLYADAYKQTKNPLYKTVIEKTLAFVEREWLTDEGSFYSALDADSLNSEKHLEEGAFYVWDIATLKRLLQNDFPLFSTLYNINSFGHWKEDHYVLIQNNSLENISASFGITLSDLILKKQEFEKILYQEREKRNKPRLDDKCLTSWNALMLKGYIDAYKALGDIHYLEIIHKNADFLLTKIWSSDGHLYHTYKNNTASINGYLEDYCFVIDTFIGLYEITLDEQWLGYSKQLTDYCFDHFYDAEKSFFRFTSDIDKALIIPNYEIEDNVIPASNSVMSENLYRLSIYFDNSFYRDTVTKMIAVLSPNIAYPSAYSNWLYVMLYTSKSSMELVVSGPTAQEEIKKINREYLPNVIIAGMPKESEMPLLQNRFIKDRLQFFVCQNKSCNLPVSSSEEALKELKIN, from the coding sequence ATGAAAAACCAAAATGAACTTTCAGCAGAAACCAGTCCGTATCTTTTACAGCATGCACAAAATCCTGTACATTGGAAAGCCTGGAATACAACATCCCTCACCCAGGCTAAAGAGCAGAATAAGTTACTGATTATCAGCATTGGCTATTCTGCTTGTCATTGGTGTCATGTAATGGAGCATGAAACTTTTGAACAAGAAGATGCCGCAAGTATTATGAATACTAATTTTATAAACATCAAAGTCGACCGGGAAGAGCGGCCGGATGTAGATGCTGTCTATATGAAATCAGTTCAAATTATGACGGGTCGCGGCGGGTGGCCAATGAATGTCGTTTGCCTTCCCGATGGCCGGCCAGTTTGGGGTGGAACGTATTTCAAAAAAGAAAATTGGATTGAAACTCTCGAACAACTGGCAGCAATGTATGCCGAGGCTCCGGAAAAAATGGAAGATTATGCGGAACGGTTACATTTAGGAATGCAGGAAAATCTCCTCATACCGGAAAAAGAAAATTCCAATGTACCTGAAACCTTTTTCCAGGATGCACTTACGTTGTGGTCCAAAAGTTTTGATTTGGAATTTGGTGGTTATTCCCGCGCCCCAAAATTCATGATGCCCAACAACTATCGTTTTTTATTGCGTTATGCTTATGAAACACAAGATCACAAATTAATGGATTTTGTTAACCTCACCCTTACCAAAATGGCCTGGGGAGGTATTTTTGATACTGTTGACGGTGGATTTTCCCGATATGCTGTCGATTTTAAATGGCACATTCCCCATTTTGAAAAAATGCTCTATGACAATGGACAGCTTGTGAGTCTCTATGCCGATGCTTACAAACAAACTAAAAACCCACTCTATAAAACCGTAATTGAAAAAACACTTGCTTTTGTTGAACGCGAATGGCTGACAGATGAGGGTAGTTTTTATAGTGCATTAGATGCTGATAGCCTGAATTCCGAAAAGCATTTGGAAGAAGGTGCTTTTTATGTTTGGGATATAGCAACATTGAAAAGATTATTACAAAATGACTTCCCCCTATTTAGTACACTATATAATATTAATTCCTTTGGGCATTGGAAAGAAGATCATTATGTCCTCATCCAGAACAATTCCCTTGAAAACATAAGTGCATCCTTTGGAATTACACTCTCCGATTTGATCCTGAAAAAACAGGAATTTGAAAAAATACTCTATCAGGAAAGAGAAAAAAGAAATAAACCACGACTGGACGACAAATGCCTGACATCGTGGAATGCATTAATGCTAAAAGGATACATTGATGCTTATAAAGCACTTGGTGATATTCATTACCTCGAAATTATCCATAAGAATGCTGATTTTTTACTCACTAAAATATGGTCATCCGACGGTCATCTCTACCATACTTATAAAAACAATACTGCTTCTATTAATGGCTATCTGGAAGATTATTGTTTTGTGATTGATACCTTCATTGGCCTCTATGAAATAACATTAGACGAACAATGGTTAGGCTATTCCAAACAGCTTACAGATTATTGCTTTGATCATTTTTATGATGCCGAAAAATCATTTTTCAGATTCACTTCCGATATTGATAAGGCACTGATAATTCCTAATTATGAAATTGAAGATAATGTAATTCCCGCCTCTAATTCTGTAATGTCGGAAAACTTATACCGTCTTTCTATTTATTTTGACAATTCGTTTTATCGGGATACAGTCACTAAGATGATCGCTGTTCTTTCACCCAATATCGCCTATCCATCCGCCTATTCCAATTGGCTGTATGTAATGCTGTATACTTCTAAATCCAGTATGGAATTAGTTGTTTCCGGCCCAACTGCCCAGGAAGAGATTAAAAAAATAAATCGGGAATACCTTCCTAATGTTATCATTGCAGGAATGCCAAAAGAATCTGAAATGCCATTATTACAAAATCGGTTTATTAAAGATCGGTTACAGTTTTTTGTATGCCAGAATAAGAGTTGTAATTTACCCGTATCTTCTTCCGAAGAAGCCTTAAAAGAACTTAAAATAAACTAA
- a CDS encoding T9SS type B sorting domain-containing protein, with protein sequence MKKILLVVLFFFFAQGFAQVMNVNSTTYTVPQLVEDVLIDTPCAVVSNITSRTGTNYGSHNGIGYFTNTNPGFPMASGVVLTTGALTSVPGPGTNYSSTDPDSWLGDNALATLVNNYAGTSYSSYNASLIEFDFVPMTDSLSFDFVFASEEYDQGSFECNYSDAFAFLLTDMTPGVPNTTVNLAVLPNTNIPILVTNVHRDNGASCGGANPQYFEQYNGAGSAISFDGQMKMLKAKGLVVPGHQYHIKLVVADLRDSGYNSAIFLGAGTFNIGHANLGNDLVLNPTDPSMGSALCYGETTVLDPGLGADYTYQWFKDGVLMTAETGMTYTVTIEGVYSVIAVKTGTTCQMEDSVTIEYYPEVQASEPNDILFCTPAPAPVDLTQNTPVVLGTLNPGDYLVSYFHTQANADDNFSPIFPDDTYVSPGTETIYVRIEDFMNSCHTTRSFQIIFGAVTTIGTLPNLSICDENPNDGIGVFNLTSQNAAALNGQNPANYTVSYYNNQADADAGLNAIGTPATYTGNNNEVIYVRVVGSTPTCFATSSFTLFVIPTSVIFDPAPMHVCDENLNYDGFSTFMLTNNNAAITGGNPDLVVSYYATQADAALGAPSLALPSPYPNIVPNTQTVYVRVVNVNAPPTGPQCPAFTTLVLVVDPRPLINTNVSNYALCDYDNPGDGTEVFDLTTKNAELIVNATGMVITYYTSQANATGATNVIAVPTAHVGGPDDIIWFRVENTATGCFSVGSFHIIVNPLPTVVQPTTLFACSDGINPNVSVFNLSTKNNEITGGATGVTVSYYYTQADADSATSPLPLLYTSDGNNPQTIYVRVQNDATTCYDTTTLQLEIIPGPVAITPEPLTYCDPNSDGYGMFNLADVIAAVTGGATGVTVTFHETPEDADNSINPINTTLPYNNVTPWLQTIYVNVHSTLTPCYDIVELQLIVYPTPIATDPTPYELCDDDGTIDGVHLFNLTTKTPEILGALDPAQHTVSYFTSQANAVGNISPILNVLSYPNTSNPQTLYVRVEHNTTGCFDIVQLILRVNPLPVATLPSLYVLCDDVSGDGVEVFDLGTKVPEVVGTQIGMVVTFFFDEAAANAGTAPLPYIYTNQVPYAQTIVAVVTNPATGCVSRTFLDLRVSPIPTPMPPTENYTVCDADGDGYAFFDLTTLTQDIIDGAPGVSVTYYETETNAQNGNTGILDETTFQNSVAFMQTIWVRIENDDTGCFRIFPIVLEVKAAPVVPTLSDLTVCDTNQDGFAPFNLNLQTPIIQAANPGGTYTIRYYVSLANAEQGVPAISSPGAFINSVNPQPIWVRIEDTATGCFDIGTFNVKVNLPPVVTAPTRLYVCDDNGRAIFDITVKNQEIIGAGNDVSLYTFEFYPTPADAQAGTGLITDPQHFDNAAYPLGPHTFGVKVINNATGCFSFTTLTYVILPLPNVATTVAPFELCDNNNPGDGIEEFDLTSYEPVIAGSEVNLTFGYYLTPEDALAETNAIPTAQITAYPAGPLTTIYVRATNSLSPGRCGVVVELVLKVNPLPTVHNSNFVMCETDGNGQEVFDLAGHVPTILGSNDPPQDPADYTVTYYLNATDAQNSVGALPNMYQNVTIPQQTIAVKVVNNATGCIRIEDLILLVEDAAVATKPADVTQCDEDGTNDGQIAYDLTTLDAIVRGTQTPAADFPVSYHTSESDAIAGVNAITDATAHMVGPLTTIWIRIVNGQTTTPCVATTSIVFTINKLPEPIINNGKGVICVDSTNGNVLSELLLTIEPASYTTATHSFQWYLGTIAIVGATGNTYSASEIGDYTVQVTDTATGCVSLMSPVSVVGQSGPAVFTTTVSGAFSDEQTLTVNVTGGYGDYVFQLDEGTPQTSNVFTNVTPGVHNVKVIDQNGCDFNAPVEVIAINYPHYFTPNGDGYHDTWNIIGLENQPNAKIYIFDRYGKLLKQISSTSEGWNGTYNGQLLPSTDYWFTVTFEEDGQTKEFKAHFSLKR encoded by the coding sequence ATGAAAAAAATATTACTTGTTGTTTTGTTCTTCTTTTTTGCTCAAGGATTCGCTCAGGTGATGAATGTAAATTCAACTACATATACGGTGCCTCAACTCGTTGAAGACGTATTGATCGATACACCTTGTGCAGTTGTAAGCAATATTACCTCAAGGACAGGTACAAATTATGGCAGCCATAACGGTATTGGCTATTTTACGAATACAAATCCGGGATTTCCGATGGCTTCCGGAGTAGTGCTGACAACTGGTGCCTTGACAAGTGTCCCTGGTCCCGGAACCAATTATTCAAGTACCGACCCTGATTCCTGGTTAGGAGATAATGCGTTAGCGACACTGGTTAATAATTATGCAGGAACGAGTTATTCCTCTTATAATGCCAGTTTGATTGAATTTGATTTTGTTCCAATGACAGATAGCTTAAGCTTTGATTTCGTTTTTGCTTCAGAAGAGTATGATCAGGGAAGCTTCGAATGTAATTATTCCGATGCTTTTGCATTTTTGCTTACCGATATGACGCCGGGTGTCCCGAATACAACTGTTAACCTGGCCGTTTTACCAAATACCAATATTCCAATTTTGGTAACCAACGTACATCGGGATAACGGGGCAAGTTGTGGTGGTGCAAATCCCCAATATTTTGAACAATATAATGGTGCAGGATCTGCCATAAGTTTTGACGGTCAAATGAAAATGCTGAAGGCAAAAGGACTTGTCGTCCCCGGGCATCAATACCATATAAAATTAGTAGTTGCCGATTTAAGAGATTCAGGATACAATTCAGCGATCTTTTTAGGTGCTGGAACTTTTAATATTGGACACGCCAATTTAGGGAATGATTTGGTATTAAATCCAACGGATCCAAGTATGGGATCTGCATTGTGCTATGGTGAAACGACTGTTTTAGATCCGGGATTGGGAGCAGATTACACTTACCAATGGTTTAAAGATGGTGTCCTTATGACAGCTGAAACAGGAATGACATATACCGTTACAATAGAAGGTGTTTATTCTGTAATTGCGGTAAAAACGGGGACTACCTGCCAAATGGAAGATTCTGTAACGATAGAATATTATCCAGAAGTACAGGCATCAGAACCTAATGATATTTTGTTTTGTACCCCCGCTCCGGCACCTGTTGACTTAACGCAAAATACTCCTGTAGTTTTGGGAACATTAAATCCAGGGGATTATTTAGTAAGCTATTTCCATACTCAGGCCAATGCCGACGACAACTTTAGCCCAATATTTCCGGATGATACTTATGTGAGTCCAGGCACAGAAACAATTTATGTACGAATTGAAGATTTTATGAACTCCTGTCATACGACACGCAGTTTCCAAATCATATTCGGCGCAGTGACAACAATCGGTACTTTACCGAATTTAAGTATTTGTGATGAGAATCCGAATGATGGTATTGGTGTTTTCAATTTAACAAGCCAAAATGCTGCGGCATTAAATGGGCAAAATCCAGCGAATTATACGGTTTCTTATTATAACAACCAAGCGGATGCAGATGCTGGGCTCAATGCAATTGGAACTCCGGCTACTTATACCGGAAACAACAATGAGGTAATCTATGTAAGAGTAGTAGGCTCAACACCTACCTGTTTTGCTACCAGCAGCTTTACCCTTTTTGTAATCCCTACTTCCGTTATTTTCGATCCTGCTCCAATGCATGTTTGTGATGAGAACCTGAATTATGACGGATTCTCAACGTTTATGCTAACGAATAACAATGCTGCAATCACGGGAGGTAACCCAGATCTTGTAGTGTCTTATTATGCTACCCAGGCCGATGCGGCTTTGGGAGCCCCATCATTAGCCTTACCGTCACCATATCCTAACATTGTGCCTAATACACAAACGGTTTATGTTCGTGTAGTGAATGTAAATGCACCACCAACAGGACCACAATGTCCGGCATTTACCACTTTGGTACTAGTAGTTGATCCACGACCACTGATCAATACTAACGTTTCCAATTATGCACTTTGCGATTATGACAATCCAGGGGATGGTACCGAGGTTTTTGACCTTACCACTAAAAATGCAGAGTTAATCGTAAATGCTACCGGCATGGTGATTACGTATTATACGAGCCAGGCTAATGCTACGGGAGCAACCAATGTTATTGCGGTACCCACAGCACATGTTGGTGGTCCGGATGATATTATCTGGTTCCGGGTAGAGAATACTGCTACAGGATGTTTCTCTGTAGGATCATTCCATATTATTGTTAATCCACTACCAACAGTAGTGCAGCCAACAACTTTATTTGCGTGTAGCGATGGAATCAACCCTAACGTTTCCGTATTTAACCTGTCCACAAAAAATAATGAGATTACAGGCGGAGCTACCGGAGTGACAGTAAGTTATTACTACACCCAGGCCGATGCCGATAGTGCGACTTCCCCATTACCATTACTATATACCAGCGATGGTAATAACCCACAGACCATTTATGTACGGGTGCAAAATGATGCCACTACCTGTTATGATACAACGACCTTACAACTGGAGATCATCCCGGGTCCGGTAGCCATCACCCCGGAGCCGCTGACCTATTGTGATCCTAACAGTGACGGTTATGGTATGTTCAACCTTGCCGATGTAATTGCTGCTGTAACTGGTGGAGCCACCGGAGTAACCGTAACCTTTCATGAAACACCGGAAGATGCTGATAACTCGATCAACCCGATCAATACGACTTTACCTTACAATAACGTAACACCATGGCTTCAGACCATCTATGTGAATGTACATTCTACGCTGACCCCTTGTTATGATATCGTGGAATTGCAACTGATCGTATATCCTACACCAATTGCTACAGATCCTACACCTTATGAGCTTTGTGATGATGATGGTACTATTGACGGGGTACACCTGTTTAACCTGACCACTAAAACCCCAGAGATTCTTGGGGCTTTAGATCCGGCGCAGCATACCGTTAGCTATTTTACTTCCCAGGCGAATGCCGTAGGAAATATCAGCCCGATCCTTAATGTTCTATCCTATCCAAATACCAGTAATCCTCAGACGCTTTATGTGCGTGTAGAGCATAACACTACCGGATGTTTTGATATTGTACAACTTATTTTAAGAGTTAATCCACTTCCGGTGGCTACTTTACCAAGCCTTTATGTGCTTTGTGATGATGTTTCTGGAGATGGAGTAGAGGTTTTTGATCTTGGAACCAAAGTTCCTGAGGTCGTAGGTACCCAAATAGGCATGGTGGTTACATTCTTCTTTGATGAAGCTGCTGCCAATGCAGGAACGGCGCCACTACCTTATATCTATACCAATCAGGTGCCTTATGCCCAAACGATAGTAGCCGTAGTTACCAATCCTGCTACAGGATGTGTATCACGTACCTTCTTAGATTTAAGGGTAAGCCCAATCCCAACACCAATGCCACCGACAGAAAACTATACTGTTTGTGATGCTGATGGCGATGGATATGCATTTTTTGACCTTACGACTTTAACCCAGGACATCATCGATGGTGCTCCAGGAGTAAGTGTTACCTATTATGAGACAGAAACCAATGCCCAAAATGGCAATACAGGTATTTTAGATGAGACTACATTCCAGAATTCAGTTGCTTTTATGCAAACGATCTGGGTGCGTATCGAAAATGATGATACCGGTTGTTTCCGTATATTCCCAATTGTATTGGAAGTGAAAGCTGCTCCGGTAGTTCCAACTTTATCTGATCTTACCGTTTGTGATACCAATCAGGATGGATTTGCTCCATTTAACCTGAACCTTCAGACACCAATCATACAGGCCGCTAATCCGGGTGGTACCTATACGATCCGTTATTATGTTTCGTTAGCCAATGCGGAACAAGGTGTTCCAGCTATCAGTAGCCCTGGAGCTTTTATCAACTCTGTAAATCCACAACCGATCTGGGTGCGTATTGAAGATACTGCTACAGGCTGTTTCGACATCGGTACATTCAATGTTAAAGTTAACCTGCCACCGGTAGTTACAGCCCCAACACGATTGTATGTTTGTGATGATAATGGGCGTGCGATTTTTGATATCACGGTTAAAAACCAGGAAATCATAGGAGCAGGAAACGATGTATCCTTGTATACTTTTGAATTCTATCCGACCCCGGCAGATGCTCAGGCAGGAACAGGACTGATTACCGATCCACAACATTTTGATAATGCAGCTTATCCTTTAGGGCCACATACATTTGGCGTAAAAGTGATCAATAACGCAACAGGATGTTTCAGTTTTACGACTTTAACTTACGTAATCCTTCCACTTCCAAATGTAGCTACCACAGTAGCCCCATTTGAATTGTGTGATAACAATAACCCTGGAGATGGTATTGAAGAATTTGACCTTACCTCTTACGAACCTGTTATTGCAGGTTCAGAAGTGAATCTTACCTTCGGTTACTACCTGACACCGGAAGATGCTTTGGCCGAAACCAATGCCATCCCAACAGCTCAGATTACAGCATATCCGGCAGGACCATTGACTACGATCTATGTTCGTGCTACGAATTCACTAAGCCCAGGGCGATGTGGTGTAGTAGTGGAACTGGTTCTGAAAGTGAATCCGCTTCCGACAGTTCATAACTCGAACTTTGTAATGTGTGAAACCGATGGCAATGGGCAGGAGGTATTTGACCTTGCAGGACATGTGCCAACGATTTTAGGATCGAATGACCCGCCTCAGGATCCTGCAGATTATACCGTAACGTATTACCTGAATGCTACAGATGCACAAAATAGTGTTGGCGCATTGCCGAATATGTACCAGAATGTGACTATCCCGCAACAGACTATTGCTGTAAAAGTGGTAAACAACGCTACGGGTTGTATCCGCATTGAAGACCTGATCTTATTGGTTGAAGATGCAGCCGTAGCTACTAAACCGGCAGATGTTACCCAGTGTGATGAAGACGGTACCAATGATGGCCAGATTGCTTATGACCTGACTACTCTTGATGCTATTGTTCGGGGTACACAAACTCCGGCAGCAGACTTCCCGGTAAGCTATCACACTTCTGAGTCCGATGCTATAGCAGGTGTGAATGCCATTACCGATGCAACAGCGCATATGGTTGGTCCTTTGACTACGATCTGGATCCGTATTGTAAACGGTCAGACTACGACTCCATGTGTGGCTACTACTTCGATAGTATTTACCATCAATAAACTACCGGAACCGATTATCAATAATGGTAAGGGAGTGATTTGTGTGGATTCTACCAATGGTAATGTATTGTCTGAATTACTATTGACAATTGAGCCTGCGAGTTATACTACGGCTACTCATAGTTTTCAATGGTATTTAGGAACAATAGCAATTGTAGGAGCTACAGGGAATACCTACTCCGCAAGTGAAATTGGAGACTACACGGTACAGGTAACAGATACCGCTACAGGATGTGTTTCTTTAATGTCACCAGTTTCAGTAGTAGGACAATCCGGCCCGGCAGTATTCACTACTACGGTAAGCGGAGCGTTCTCTGATGAGCAAACCCTTACAGTGAATGTAACAGGCGGTTATGGCGACTATGTATTCCAGTTGGATGAAGGTACACCACAGACGAGCAATGTGTTTACTAACGTAACACCAGGAGTTCATAATGTGAAGGTAATTGACCAGAATGGATGTGACTTTAATGCTCCGGTAGAGGTTATTGCCATCAACTATCCGCATTACTTTACCCCTAATGGAGACGGTTACCACGATACCTGGAATATTATAGGACTGGAGAACCAACCTAACGCAAAAATTTATATATTTGACCGATACGGCAAATTACTAAAACAAATCAGCAGCACCTCAGAAGGATGGAATGGAACCTACAACGGTCAACTACTTCCATCAACAGATTACTGGTTCACTGTGACATTTGAAGAAGATGGACAAACAAAAGAATTTAAAGCACATTTCTCATTAAAACGATAA
- the tsaB gene encoding tRNA (adenosine(37)-N6)-threonylcarbamoyltransferase complex dimerization subunit type 1 TsaB produces the protein MYILNIETATKNCSVALAKDGQTIKCMEIAEQGYSHAEKLHVFIGEIMEASHIKLTDLSAIAVSQGPGSYTGLRIGVSAAKGLCYALDIPLIAVDTLQVLAAQVKEKDGLVIPMIDARRMEVFSAVFDANQQKIREIKAEIIEENSFSEITTKAYLIGDGAAKCKAVLNADHFVYNDAIVYPSANEMSALSYAKYKISDTVDVAYFEPYYLKDFMMTKKTYIVAIKAVSLIRSLSLLKDILFSFR, from the coding sequence ATGTATATTCTTAATATTGAAACTGCCACGAAGAATTGTTCTGTGGCACTTGCAAAAGACGGACAGACGATAAAATGCATGGAAATTGCAGAACAAGGGTATTCGCATGCCGAAAAGCTTCATGTTTTTATCGGAGAAATTATGGAAGCTTCCCATATTAAACTAACTGATCTAAGCGCGATAGCCGTAAGTCAGGGACCGGGTTCTTATACAGGACTGCGTATCGGGGTTTCTGCAGCAAAAGGATTATGCTATGCACTGGATATCCCTTTGATCGCTGTTGATACACTTCAGGTACTGGCGGCACAGGTGAAAGAGAAAGATGGTCTGGTAATTCCAATGATCGATGCCCGACGTATGGAAGTATTTAGTGCCGTTTTTGATGCAAACCAGCAAAAAATACGGGAAATTAAAGCGGAGATTATTGAGGAAAATTCCTTTTCAGAAATAACGACCAAAGCCTATCTTATCGGTGATGGAGCCGCAAAATGCAAAGCAGTACTCAATGCGGATCATTTTGTCTATAATGACGCTATTGTATATCCTTCAGCAAATGAAATGAGTGCACTCAGCTATGCCAAATACAAAATAAGCGACACTGTTGATGTCGCTTATTTTGAACCTTATTATTTAAAGGATTTTATGATGACAAAAAAAACTTACATCGTAGCAATAAAAGCAGTAAGTTTGATCAGGTCACTTTCTTTACTGAAAGATATTTTATTTTCTTTTAGGTAA
- a CDS encoding NifU family protein, translating to MITVKINTTQNPAILKFELPDFITKNENFEFKNIDEAGDSPLAKQLFYLPFVKTVYISGNFIAIERYSIVEWEDVQEAVAEQIEKFVNDGGQIITKKETETKKSPITIYAESTPNPSVMKFVASKMLTKNAVEYKNIDETKSSPLAAELFKFPFVKEIFIDENYISISKYAVSEWSEITLELRSFIKQFIEDGKTVIDETLYVKTPQQEKQVEHNFDNLDVTSQQIINILEEYVKPAVAADGGNIIFDSYDESDKRVKVVLQGACSGCPSSTFTLKSGIENMLKDMLNDNDIKVEAING from the coding sequence ATGATCACTGTTAAAATAAATACGACACAAAACCCTGCTATACTTAAGTTCGAACTTCCAGACTTCATTACCAAAAATGAAAACTTTGAATTCAAAAATATTGACGAAGCTGGAGATTCTCCCCTTGCCAAACAACTCTTTTACCTTCCTTTTGTAAAGACCGTTTATATCTCTGGTAATTTTATTGCTATCGAACGTTACAGTATCGTGGAATGGGAAGATGTTCAGGAAGCTGTTGCAGAACAAATAGAGAAATTCGTGAATGATGGCGGACAGATTATCACTAAGAAAGAAACGGAAACTAAAAAATCCCCTATTACAATTTACGCAGAAAGCACGCCGAACCCATCAGTAATGAAATTTGTCGCCAGTAAAATGCTGACTAAAAATGCTGTGGAATACAAAAATATCGACGAAACCAAATCGTCTCCATTAGCTGCAGAACTTTTCAAATTTCCTTTTGTAAAAGAAATTTTTATAGATGAAAATTACATTTCTATTTCTAAATATGCGGTTAGCGAATGGAGTGAAATCACATTGGAACTGCGCAGTTTTATCAAACAGTTTATCGAAGATGGAAAAACGGTGATTGATGAAACTTTATATGTAAAGACACCACAACAGGAAAAACAAGTAGAACACAACTTTGATAACCTGGATGTCACATCTCAGCAGATCATAAATATACTGGAAGAATATGTAAAACCTGCGGTTGCTGCCGATGGTGGGAACATTATTTTTGATTCTTATGACGAAAGTGATAAAAGAGTGAAAGTAGTATTACAAGGTGCTTGTAGCGGTTGTCCTTCTTCTACATTCACCTTAAAAAGTGGTATTGAGAACATGTTAAAGGATATGCTTAATGACAATGATATCAAAGTTGAAGCAATAAACGGATAA
- a CDS encoding mechanosensitive ion channel family protein, with protein sequence MDFYSIDFYVERTIKFLIAYSPKVIAALLTLIIGLFIIKMFRKLMTTLMTKREMEPTLLKFLTDLFTWVMRILLFVSVVTKLGVETSSFVAIIGAASLAVGLSLQGSLSNFAGGMLIILFKPFKVGHTIEAQGVNGTVMEIQIFVTRILTGNGQTVFVPNGALSNGVITNFTYQGNRRAELTISISYSSDITVAMKIIQHTMEENPLILKEPAPAVAIKELGANVILVMRPWAKNADFGNMTSEILRQCKEALQSGGIEIPNGVSEIKIKND encoded by the coding sequence ATGGATTTTTATAGCATTGATTTTTACGTAGAGCGAACAATCAAATTCTTAATTGCCTACTCCCCAAAAGTTATTGCAGCGCTATTAACGCTCATCATTGGATTGTTCATTATCAAAATGTTCCGTAAACTCATGACGACGCTCATGACAAAACGGGAAATGGAACCTACTCTTTTAAAATTCTTAACGGATCTTTTTACGTGGGTAATGCGAATTCTGCTTTTCGTAAGTGTGGTTACAAAATTAGGGGTAGAAACTTCTTCATTTGTTGCCATTATTGGTGCTGCCAGTTTAGCTGTTGGTCTTTCCCTTCAGGGATCGCTGTCGAATTTCGCCGGAGGAATGCTGATTATATTATTTAAGCCTTTTAAGGTAGGACATACTATTGAAGCACAGGGCGTCAATGGTACCGTGATGGAAATTCAAATTTTTGTAACCCGCATATTAACTGGCAACGGACAAACTGTTTTTGTACCTAATGGTGCTTTATCGAATGGCGTGATTACTAATTTTACGTATCAGGGCAACCGACGCGCCGAGCTTACAATTAGCATTAGCTATAGCTCAGACATAACGGTAGCTATGAAAATAATACAACACACCATGGAGGAAAACCCATTAATACTTAAAGAGCCTGCACCAGCAGTAGCGATAAAAGAATTAGGAGCCAATGTAATCCTTGTAATGCGTCCCTGGGCAAAAAATGCTGATTTCGGAAACATGACTTCCGAAATCCTTCGCCAATGCAAAGAAGCATTGCAAAGTGGTGGAATTGAAATCCCCAATGGGGTATCTGAAATCAAAATCAAAAATGATTAG